CGGCGGCGGGCCTCGGCCTGGTCTACGCGGCGGAGGTCGAGGCCGCGCCCTTCCTGCGCGCCGGCACGCTCCAGCCCGTGCTGGAGGACTGGGCCCCGACCGTTCCAGGGGGCTTCATCTACTACCCTCACCGCGCTCGCGCCTCGCCGCCGCTGCGCGCCTTCATCGACGTGGCGAGGAAGGTCCTCTCCGCGAGCTGAGCACGCCGCTATCGCACCGCCGCGGACGACTCCGCGCAAGAGGCGGGCCGCTTCCTTCCGGGCGGGAGCGCCTCGCAGAGCACCGAACCCGTGGCGTCGGGCATCGTGACCCCCAACCACGTGGCGAGCGTGGGCGCGAGGTCGAGCGGGGTGACCGCCCGCCCCTGCCGGACCGCGGGCACCCCCTGCCCGAAGAGCACGAGCGGCACATGGGTGTCGTACTCGTACGGAGTCCCATGCGTGCTCGCATGGTCGTCATCGGGCGCCAGCAGCACATGGGGCTGGGGGATGAGGACGAAGTCGCCGGAGCGCGCGGGCACGTACTCACCTCGCACCGCCCGGCCGAAGCCCTGGCTTCCTCCGTCCTCCAGGGCGCAAGGAGGTCGTCAATCGCATCCATGCCTTGCGCCGGGCGAACGCGCCGGAGCACCCCACCGCGCTCCGACTCATCGAGCCGTTGCGCGTCGCGAGTGAACAAGGGGCGAACAAGCCCCCAGGGAAAGGGAGGCGCCGCGCCAGGAACCCGAGCCGCTGACTCCGCGAAACGCGGCACCGTGGCCACGAGGACGGGCCCGTGGCCTCCGTCCACACGAGCGGAGCCCCGCTACGCGGCCCCGAGGAACTCGCGCGACATGCGCGCGAACGCCTCGCGGTGCTTCAGGAAGATGGGAACGTGTCCCGCGTCGGGGACCACCCACAGGCGCGCATCCGGCAGGGCGCGGTACAGCTCGAGCGTCAGCTCCACGGGATAGAGCGGGTCCCTGTCTCCCTGCACGAGCAACGTCGGAGCCTTCACCTGCGCGAGCCAGGGCGGCGTGAAGCCCATGTCATCGAAGCGACCCGCGAAGCCGCGCCCATGCCGCCACAACTCGCGAATCTGGTCGTCCCCTCGAACATGCTTCGCGCGCAGCTCCGCCCACTCGGCTTCGGTGCGGGACTCCTCGGTCAGCGCCGCCATGATGCGGCGGGCCGACTCCGGGTAGTACGGAGTGCTGGAGACCAGGACCATGCGCTCCACGCGCTCCGGCGCGCGCGTCCCCACGTGCAGGAGCGTGTTCGCGCCCAGGCTCATCCCCATGGCGCGGAACCGGTCGATGCCCAGCGCGTCCACCAGCGCGAGCACGTCCGTCGCGCACTGCCCCGTGGAGAAGGTCCCCGAGGGGTTGTCGCTGCGACCATGCCCCCGCAGGTCGGGGAGGATGAGCTGGTACTCGCGCGCGAGCGCCTCCAGGTCGAAGACATGCGCCCAATCCGCGCCCACGCCGGTGAAGCCGTGCAGCAACACGAGCGGCGGCCCCTCGCCCACCACCTCGCAGTGCATCCGCAGGTTCTCGATGGAAACGACGTGCGTCCGTCGCGTCGTGCTCATGACGTGGCTCCTCGGGAATACCGGAGACACGCCTCCGGTCGAACCGTTGGAGTACGGAATGCCGCCGCGACTTGATAGCTTCGTTCTTCCTTGCCAGACTGCTTCACGGCATCACGGCGAGAGCAACTTCCCCGCGCTTCCAACCTCAGTCGAGCGCCCCGTCGATGACCTTCTTCGCGACACCGAATGGGAAGCCCGCGCGGGCCAGCGCCGCGAGGTCTCGCTGACGGTTCTCCACTCGGGTCGCGGGGTCTCGACGGAAGGGCCCCAGCCGCTTCTTGCGCGCCCAGATGCGCGCGGCGGCCTCGTCGGAGACCTCGGCGGTGGCCAGGGCGAGCTTGCGCTGGACCAGGTCCACGTCGACGCCCTTGAGCCGGAGCTTCTGCGCAATCACCCGCGAGCTGCGCCCCGAGGCGCGCAGCGACTGGGCCTTCATGCCCGCGTAGGCGTCATCGTTGATGAGCCCGTTGCGCATGAGCTTCTGCACGAGCACGTCGATCCACCCGAGCGCCTCCGCGCGGTCCCCGCCATGCTCCTTCACCGAACGGTCCACCCGGCGCACCAGCACGCGACGGAGCTGGCTCACCGTGGAGGCATAGCGCTTCAGGTAGTGGAGCGCCGCGTTCTCCAGATAGCGGGGTGACACCTTCCGTGGACGCTTCTGCTTCCTCGGGGGCCTGCTGTCCTGTCCGGTCCTGTCCTCGTCCACGCGACGCCCTATCTACCAGGGCGCCCTGACACGGTTGGGGACAAGACGCGCGAGCAGGGCAGCAGGCAGGCAGGAACCCGCGAGGACCTGGTCCGGAGTCAGCCGTTCTCCAGGCCCCGCGCTCGACGGCCGTGCGGCCACGACGGAGGAGCCCCCCCCGAGCAGGGCGGTGGAAACCCCACCGGGAAGGACGCGCGGGTCATCCCGCTTCGTACCTCGACGTTCTCCCAGTGCGACCTCCAGCCACGTGGGAGGGGCACACCGAGGGCGTATCGCGGCTTCGTCGCTGACGCCCCGAATATGGGTGGCGCTCAGGCGTCGTCGTCCGGCAAGAGGGTCCGAAGCAGCTCGTCGTCAGGTCCGAGCGGGCGCCAGCCGGCAGGGGGCGGGCTCGCGCGAAGTGCCGCCCTGGCTTGCTTCACGCGCTCCTCATGCGTCTCTGGGGTGTAGCTACTCCACCTGGCGAGCGCTTGGGCAACATCGAATCGATTCGTGTCGTCCAGTACGGCAGGCCACCCATTCGGGAGGCTCGCGTGCAGTTCGCGCACAAACTGGCCACGTACCAAGCGAGTGACCCGATGACTTCGCTCCGCCTCGGCTACGAGTCCACTGAATACCTGCACCCCAGCAATATCGTCGGGGCCAAGCTCCTCGGCTAGCGCAACCAACGATGCAGTGGGACGGGCCTCGGCAAAGGCCGTGAGTGAGTCGTAGCCGCGCTCACGGACGCGCTCATACAGGCGGACCTTCCAATTCCCCTGCCACGACCGACCATCAGTCATCGGCTCGCCCCCTTGGTGAACTTCATCGGGATGTCGTACTCCTTCAGATACCCTGCGACGAGCCTCAAAATCTCGTTCCGCGTCAGCCGCTGGCCGTTTTCCCCCTCGGCTGCTCGCAGCACTTTCATGATCATCTGGTTCCACTCTCCTGGCCATGTACGCCCGAGGCGCCAGTTACCCCCTCCATGAATCGCCTCGTGGTGCGCCCGCTCCAGCCGGACACAGAACTGGTCGATGTCCAGGTCGCCCTTGAAGCCGCGCTGCTCGAACCACTCGCGGTGCTCCTTCGGCAGGACATGGTGCTTGGGGGCCTCTGACATGCCCGCTCCCGCCTTGCCCGTCACGCGCATGCCTCGCACCTCGGGACTGTCCCCCAGGGCTTCACGGACGCCCTCGGGCAGGTCCTGGTGCGCTTGCGCCATCATCACCTGCCCACCGTGGATGCGGACCGCCGCGCTCACTACGGGGACGGAGAGGACGCCCGCCTGCACCAGTCGCCGCATCATCTCCACCCACTCCGCGGAGACGACGAGCTGAGAGCCCACCATGACGCCGCCTGAGCGCATGACGAGCCCCATGCCGAGCGTCGCGGGCGCGGCAGGGGGCAGCCTGGGCGGCCCGAGCTTCAGCGTGGAAATCATGGCGAGCATCTCCAGCACCTGCACCGCCACCATGATTTTGCCCCCCTGCGCCATGGCGGCTCGGGCATCCGCGTGCATCCTGTTGAACTCGTGCGTCAGCTTCCCCATCAGCTCGGGCATCGCAACGGCCGCCGCCTCGACTCGCTCGGGGTCGCGCGAAGCGAGGTCCGCGAGCGAGGGCTCCATCAAGTCCTGGACGCCGGCAAGGTCCATGAACAGCTTCTCGTCGCCGCACATCGGGCACTCGCGCAGCAGGACGTCGGAGAGCTGGAGGAAGTCCACCCAGGTGGCGAACAGCAGGGCGCCGAACATCGCGGACTGGAGCCGTGGGCCCGCCATGCGCAGGAGGGCCAGCTCCATCTCCGAGTCCTCCACCTCCGACACGCCCCCCGCCAGCATCGTCGCGCTTCCGAGGGCGCCGCGAATCCACGCCACTTCATTGGTGCCGTGGTCGAGATAGCGCGTGAACGCTCCCGCACTGAGAGCCCTGCCACTGAACACGGGAGCGCGCTTCGCGAGTTTGGAGAGCGTGGCTTCGGACTCCTTCAGCGAGTCCCTCACCTCGTCGAGGGAGTCGAGGAAGGCTTGCCGCGCCTCTTGGGTGCCTGGCCCGCGGCCCCCGGTGGCTGCCGCGCCAGGTCCCGCGAGCGTCACGGCTTCGCGTGGAGTCCCCTGTCGCCACCGCCGCTGTTCCGCGTCGGAGCCCGCGAACGAGGACGGCAGGTCGACCGGAACGCGTGAGGGCTGGTCGCTCGGCGCGTCGTCCCACACGGAAGCAGGGGCCAGGAGGAGCCCATCTCGCAACGTTCCACCCTCGCCAGGGGACCGCGTCACCGAGGCGCATCCCGAGGACAGCACGGCCACCACCAAGAGCAGTGCGTCAGCGCGCATGGTCTACCCCAGGCCCACCGAGGCGAACGCCCCTGGGCGCGGCCTCCCTTCCTCCAGGGAGAGCTCGTAGGAGGTGTCGCCATTCGTGAAAAGGACGACGCTCCCGGCAGGCCGAAAGCCAGACGGATGGGACATGGGCACGTAGCTCCAAGCGCCCGCGCGAGAGGGATTCGCGCAAAGGCAGACTCAAGGTACTTCCACCGCCACCAGACTTGAACGACGTGCCAGGTCAAAAGAGCCCGAATGACACCTCATCTCTGGGGAACAGGATGAGGCGCATTCCGCGAAGCCGGGTTGCTATCAGCCAGGTCCATCGACGGCGTGCGCACCGTCGGAGCGCCCTCCCGGGCACTGGCGCGCCCCGTGACGCCCTCACGCCCTCCCGCCGTCCGCCAGCCGCGCGGCCCGGGTCAGCAGGTGGTTGCGCTCGGGGATGCTCGCGGTCCGGCCCGCCGCTCGGCGGTAGTACGTCACGGCGTCCTCGTGCCTCCCCGCCTGCTCCAGCAGGTGCGCGCGAACCACGTCGAGGCGATGGTGCTCCGACAGGCGAGGGTCCGCCTCGAGCGGCCCGAGCAGCGCCAGCCCCGCCTCCGCGCCCTCCACCATCGCCACGGCCACCGCGCGGTTGAGCGCCACCATGGGGTTGTCCGACAAGCGCATCAACACGTCATAGAGCCCGAGAATCTGCGGCCAGTCCGTGTCCTCGGCGCGCTTCGCCTCGTCATGCACGGCGGCGATGGCCGCCTGCACCTGGTACTCGCCCACCGAGCCCCGCGACAGCGCCTCCGTCACCAGCGCCACACCCTCCGCGATGGCCTCCGCGTCCCACAGACTCCGGTCCTGTTCGGGGAGCGGAATCGCCTCGCCCGAGGGCCCCGTCCGCGCGGCGCGGCGCGCGTCGGTCAACAACATCAACGCGAGCAGCCCCGTCACCTCTCCGTCCTCCGGAAGCCGCGCGTGGAGCAGCCGCGTCAGCCGCAGCGCCTCTCCCGACAAGTCACAGCGGTGCAGCGCCTCCCCCGAGCTCGCCGTGTAGCCCTCGCTGAAGACGAGGTAGAGCACGTGCAGCACCGCGCCGAGCCGCCGCGCGCGCTCCTCCACGGACGGGAGCTCGAACGCGACCCCGGAGGCCTTGATGCCCTGCTTGGCCCGGCTGATGCGCTGGGCCATCGTCGCCTCCGGGACGAGGAACGCCCTGGCGATCTCCGCCGTCGTCAGCCCGCCCACCGCCCGCAGGGTCAGCGCGACGGCGGACGCCGTGGACAACGCCGGGTGACAGCACATGAAGAGCAGGACGAGCGCATCGTCCCGCCCCGTCATCTCGTCGTCGTCCGGGCTCGACACGAGCTGCAACTCCGGCGGCACCAGGCTGACCACCAGCTCCTCCCGACGGCGACGGGCCGACTCCGCCCGCGCCTGGTCGGTGATGCGCCGAGCCGCCACCTGGAGGAGCCAGCCATGCGGGTTGTCGGGCAACCCCTCGCGCGGCCATTGCTCGGCCGCGGCCATCAACGCCTCCTGGACCGCGTCCTCCGACGCGGCGAAGTCATGGAAGCGGCGGATGACCGAGCCGAGCACCCGCGGCGCCAGTTCGCGCAGCAGGTGCTCGATTCGCGAGCCCGGAGACGACGACCTCACGGCATCAGGTCGGGCGGAGGCGCGCTCATCACCTGGCGCACCTCGATGGGCATGTTGAGCGGCACCCCGTCCCTGCCCGGCGCGGCCGACGCCTCGGCGGCGATTTCATACGCGCGCTCGGGGCTCTCCACGTCCACCATCCAGTAGCCGACGAGGAACTCCTTCGTCTCCGCGAACACCCCATCGGTGATGGGCCTCCCATCCGCCCCCGCGCGCACCCGCCGCGCCTGGTCCGGCCCCGCCAGCCCCTCGGCCGCCACCAGCTCCCCGGAGGCCCCCAGCTTCTTGGCGAAGTTCATCATGAAGGCGATGTGCGCCTGGATGTCCTTCCGCGGCCACGACGCCAGCTCGTACGACCCCTTCCCAGCGTGGTTCATCATCAGGAGATACTTCACGGTCGGCATCCTCTCGACTCCGGCCACCCGTCCATTCGGGGGCGCGGTCATGAGCAGGTCGGAGCCGAGCGCGACTTCTCGACATCCGCGCCGAAGATATTCGCGGTCCCCCTGAGCGAGAAGGACCGTGTGCGAGGCCTGCCCCACAAGCACCTACCCAGGCCCTCCATTCCCCGCGAGGCCACGACGCGGCGCATCCCCTCCACCCAGCAACGGGTTTGGCGACGCGAGACGTCACCCGCCTACGCTGAGCGTCCCGGAGCCCCCATGACGACCGCGCCGTTCCTGGTAACCGAGCCCCCCGCGCCCCCCGAAGCGCCCGCCACGCCCACGGCCGCCCCGCCCGAGCACTCACGGTGGCACCTGGGGACACGCATCGCGTTCCGCTTCGTCTGCGTGTTCATCGGCCTCGACAGCGCGGGGTTTCCCCTCTCGCTGATTCCCGGCCTGAACATGTACATCCACCGGGCCATCTCGTCCTTCTGGGAGGCCCTGGTGCCCTGGGCGGGACGCCTGGTGGGCTTCGAGGTCCCTCCGCCCCCGACCTTCTCCGGCAGTGGCGATACCCAGTTCGAGTACGCCCGCCTCGCCCTGCTCGTGACACTCTGCGTGGTGGCGACGGTCCTCTGGTCCATCCTCGACAAGCGGCGGACCCAGTACGTGAAGGCCCACCACGTCCTGCGCTTCGTCGTCCGCTACGTCCTCGCCAGCACCATGCTGAGCTACGGCTTCGCCAAGGTCTTCCACTCGCAGTTCCCCTTCCCCTCCGAGGACCGGCTGGTGCAGCCGCTCGGGGAGTTCTCGCCGATGGGGCTGCTGTGGACCTTCATGGGCTACTCCGCCGGCTACAACGTGCTCACCGGAGGCGCGGAGGTCCTGGGGGGACTGCTGCTGCTCTTCCGCCGGACCACGACGCTGGGCGCGCTGGTCGTCATCGGCGTGATGGTGAACGTGGTGGCGCTCAACTTCTTCTACGACGTGCCCGTCAAGCTCTACTCCACCCAGCTGCTCCTGTTGGCGGTGTTCCTGACGGCGCCCGACCTGCGACGGCTCGCGGATGTGCTGGTCTTCAACCGCGCGACCCAGGCCGTGGCGCTCGAGCCTCCCTTCCAGCTGTCCCCGCGCCTGCGCCTGGGCCTCCGCGTGACGAAGCTCCTGCTCGTCGGCAGCATCGTGTGGCCCAACGCGACGAGGGGCTGGAGCGAGCTCCGACAGGCCCGGGAGGACGCCCCCCCTCCCGCGCTCCAAGGGGTCTACGACGTGGAGCGCTTCCTGCGCCAGGGCCAGGAGCTCCCCGCCACCCGGGACGAGCCTCACCGATGGCGCCGCTTCTCCCTCAACCGCCACGGCGTCGGGGTGGTCCGGGGAATGGACGTGGCGTCGAGGAAGACCTTCTTCTCCTCGGAGGAGTCACTGGAGAAGAAGACGCTCACCCTCGTCGAGGGCTGGGGCGAGGACGCGAAGAAGGTCCCCTTCACCTTCGAGCAGCCGGACCCCACGCGCCTGGTGCTCCGCGGCGACTACGAGGGCGCCCCCATCGAGGTGCACCTGCGCAAGCACGAGGTCTCCGACTCGCTGCTCCTGAAGCGGGGCTTCAACTGGGTGCAGGAGTATCCCTTCAACCGGTGAGCCTCAGTCGCCGCGGGCGGCGGCGTCCGCGCCCTCGGCGCCGGGCGGCAGCGCGGGGACCTCGCGCCCCTCCCCGAAGCCGAGCGCCCAGAAGCGGGGGCGCACCGGCTCGCGCGCCAGCAGGCGCAGCAGCAGGAACTTCGCCTCGTCCTGCCCGTCGAAGGCCATGGGGAAGGTGTTGTAGTGCATCGCGACCGACGTCGAGGAGCGCAGCACCCGGTGCGCGTCGAGGGCCTCGCGAGGCCCCATGTGGACGGTGTGGAGGACGCGGGGACGGTACGCGCCGATGGGCAGCACCGACAGGCGCATGGGGCCGAAGCGCTCGGCCACCATCGCGAAGTGCGGACCGAAGCCCGTGTCTCCCGCGAAGAGCACCGGCCCTCCGCGCGTCGAGACGACGTAGCCGGCCCACAGCGTCTCCTCCACGTCCGTCAGCCCCCGGTTGGAGCGGTGCTGCGCGGGCACGGCCGTCACCCGCACCTCCGGCGTCACCTCCGTGGCCTGCCACCAGTCCAGCTCCACCACGTCGCGGAAGCCCTCCGCGTCCAGCAGGGCCTTGTTGCCCAGGCCCACGACGAAGCGCGGATGGTGCGCCGCCTCCAGCCGCCGCAACGTGGGCAGGTCCATGTGGTCATAGTGGTTGTGGCTCACCACCACGACGTCGATGGGCGGCAGGTCCTCGAAGCGGATGCCGGGCGGATGCACGCGCCTGGGGCCGATGAACGGCACCGGGCTGGCCCGGTCCGAATAGATGGGGTCCGTCAACACGTTGACGCCGTCCGCCTGGATGAGGACGGTGGCGTGGTTGATGACCGTCACCCGCAGCTTCCCGGGCGCCACGCGCTCCGGCGGCGGACGCCCCGGGGGCAGGTCCTCGTAGTCGCGCCACTCGCCGCGCCTCTCCTTCAGCGCCGCCGAGAGCAGCTGCCCCACCCCGAGCCGGGGCGCGTCCCCCAGGTTCTGGAACTTCTCGCCGTCGAAGTGCGCCGTCACCGGGCCACGGTGGCTCGGCCCGGCGAACAGGCAACCTCCGAGCAGCGGCACGCACAGCAGGAGGAGGGGCGACAGAGGCCGCGTCGTGGCGGGGAGAGGGCGGTGAGGCATGGCGGAAGACGCTCCGTCGGCGTGGAGGCGGGCCCACGGGCCCGGGCCCGGGTCGGGTCCGGATGTTAATGAGCGGCCCCGAATGCCGCAGCGCCATCACGAGGAGACGGCGACGGAGGTCTTCTCCGGGACGGCGGCGGGGGCCTCCCGGCGCTCGCGCAGCCACGCCACGGTGTCACGCAGCGTCTCCTCCAAGGGGCGGAAGGTGACGCCCAGCTCCCGGCGGGCCTTGCCCGAGTCCACGCACAGCTTCGCGTGCATGACGCGCACCCCCTCCACCGTCAGGGAGGTGGGGCCCCCCGTCAGCCGGGCCCAGGTCTGCGACAGGGCCCCCAGCGTCACCGCCACCGCGTGCGGCAGGATGCGGCGAGGGGCCCGCACGCCCGTCAGCGTCTCCAACACCCGCGCCACGTCCTTCAGGTGGGCGAACTCGCCGCCGACCAGGTAGCGCTCCCCGGAGCGGCCCTTCTGCGCCGCCACCACCGTCGCGGCGGCCACGTCGCGCGCGTCCACCAGCGACGAGCCCCCGTCCAGCATCGCGGGCAGCTTGCCGCCCAGGAAGTCGAGCACGAACTGGCCGGCGCCGGTGGGACCTGTGTCCCAGGGGCCGAACATCCACCCCGGCAGGATGAACACCACCGACATGCCCGTGCGGGCGCTGAAGGCGTTCAGCTCCCGCTCCGACTCCACCTTGCTCTTGAAGTACAGGTTGTCGGTGACCAGCGGCGCGGGAGGCGTGGACTCGTCGCCCGGCGAGCCGTCCGGCTTCAGCCCCACCGTGCCGCTGGAGCTGATGTCCACGAAGCGCTTCACGCCCCGGCGGTGCGCCTCCTCGGCCAGCGCCACCGTGCCCTTCACGTTGATGGCATGCAGCTTCGGCCAGTGGTCGCCAGCGGCGTAGTATTCCCGGAAGTAGGCCGCCGTGTGGATGACCACGTCACACCCGTCCAGCGCCGCGGCGAACCCCTGGACGTCCTCCATGTCTCCCTCCACCACCTCCACCCCCGTCAACCCGCCCAGCACCTGGCGCGCCTTGGCCTGTGAGCGCGCCAGCGCCCGCACCGTGTGCCCCCCAGCCACCAACGCCCGCACCACGTTGTTGCCCAACAGCCCCGTGCTGCCCGTCACGAACGCGCGCATCTGGCGCCTCCCAGGAAATGTGAACAGTATTCAGATAAGAGCTGGTCTGAACAGTGTCAAGATGAACACCGGAAATGAAGGGGTGGGGTCGTGACGACACGGGGTGGCGGGAAGGCGGCGGCGCCGCGCAAGCGCCGCACGTATCACCATGGGGATTTGCGGCAGGCGCTGGTGGACGCGACGCTGGCGCTCATCGCGAAGGAGGACGTGGGGGCGGTGTCGCTGCGCGAGGTGGCGCGACGGGCGGGGGTGACGGCGGCGGCGCCGTATCACCACTTCCGGGACAAGAACGCGCTGCTGGCGGCGGTGGCGGAGGAGGGCTACCGGGCGCTCAACCAGCGGATGGACGAGGCGATGGCGCGGACGCGGGCGCCGGAGCTCGCCGGGCGGGTGAAGGCGATGGCGCGCTGCTACGTGTCCTTCGCGGTGGAGCACCCGGCGCACTACCGCGTCATGTTCCGCGAGGAGTGGGGCGACGAGGAGAAGTACGCGGCGGTGCACGCCGAGGGGATGCGCGCCTTCCAGCGGCTCCTGGACCTGACGGCGGAGGCGAGCGCCGCGTCCGGAGGGAGGCTCGACCCGGAGACGCTGGCGTTCAACGTCTGGGCGTGGGTGCACGGGCTCGCGTCGCTGTGGAACGAGGGGCCGCTGCGCAAGAAGAGCGGCGGCGACTCCATCGCCCCGTTGCTGGAGCGCTCGCTGGACCTGGTCGTCGCGCTGGTCGCCCGGAAGTGAGGCGCCGTCACGCCACCACGGTGCGCAGCAGGCGCTCGAACAGCCAGGGGCTTTTCTCCAGCGCCTTCACCACGGGGCGACGCAGGCGGGGCCTGCGCGCCAGGGTGAGCAGCGCGCGCGTCGTCCAGGAGTACTTGCGGAACACGCGCTGGAAGGCGCGCTCGTAGGGACGCAGCGTCTCCACGCCCGCGCCCCTCGCCAGGGCGTCCGGCAGCAACGTGCCCAGCGACTCCGCGCAGGCGAAGGCCAGGGACAGCCCCTCGCCCGTCAGCGCGTCCACGTACCCCGCCGCGTCGCCCACCAGCGCGAAGCGGTCCGCCACCCGCGCGCGCGCCACCCGCGCCAGGGGGCCCGCGCCGCGCACCTGGGAGTCCGGCGTCATGCCGCGCAGGCGCGCCTCCAGGCGGGGGAAGCGCGACAGCAGCGTGTCGAAGCCCACGCGCCCCGCCACCCCGCCGTCCTCCCACAGGAAGGCCAGCCCCACGCGCCGCGCGCCCGCGGGCGTCACGTACGCCTCCACCCCGCTGGCGAAGTGGACCTCCACGAAGGGCGACCACGGCGCCATCCGGAAGTGCTGCCGCAGCCCGAAGCGCCGAGGCCCGTCCGCGTCCACCTCCAGCCCCTCGGCGCGCCGCAACGGCGAACCCAGCCCGTCCGCCGCCACCAGCATCCGCGCCTCCACGGGCGCGTCCGCGGTCTCCAGCGCCATCCCCTCCACCGTCCGGCGGTGTGACAGCACCTGCGTGCGCTCGCGCAGCTCCACCCCCACCGCCCGCGCCCGCGCCGCCAGCGCCGAGGCCAGCGCCACGCGCCGCACGCCCAGCCCTCCCGGCTCCGGCAGGCGCCCCTCCACCGTGCCGCCGTCCTCCTGCACGTAGCGGATGCCCACGAAGGGCGCGCTCTCGTCGCGGTCCAGGTGCGTGAGCACGCCCAGCCGCTCGAGCACCGCCAGCCCCGGGGGCATCAGCCCCTCGCCGCACGCCTTGTCGGCGGGCAGCGCCGAGCGCTCCAGCACCACCGTGTTCAAGCCGCGCGTGGC
The genomic region above belongs to Myxococcus stipitatus and contains:
- a CDS encoding alpha/beta fold hydrolase encodes the protein MSTTRRTHVVSIENLRMHCEVVGEGPPLVLLHGFTGVGADWAHVFDLEALAREYQLILPDLRGHGRSDNPSGTFSTGQCATDVLALVDALGIDRFRAMGMSLGANTLLHVGTRAPERVERMVLVSSTPYYPESARRIMAALTEESRTEAEWAELRAKHVRGDDQIRELWRHGRGFAGRFDDMGFTPPWLAQVKAPTLLVQGDRDPLYPVELTLELYRALPDARLWVVPDAGHVPIFLKHREAFARMSREFLGAA
- a CDS encoding regulatory protein RecX, with translation MDEDRTGQDSRPPRKQKRPRKVSPRYLENAALHYLKRYASTVSQLRRVLVRRVDRSVKEHGGDRAEALGWIDVLVQKLMRNGLINDDAYAGMKAQSLRASGRSSRVIAQKLRLKGVDVDLVQRKLALATAEVSDEAAARIWARKKRLGPFRRDPATRVENRQRDLAALARAGFPFGVAKKVIDGALD
- a CDS encoding NUDIX hydrolase, yielding MTDGRSWQGNWKVRLYERVRERGYDSLTAFAEARPTASLVALAEELGPDDIAGVQVFSGLVAEAERSHRVTRLVRGQFVRELHASLPNGWPAVLDDTNRFDVAQALARWSSYTPETHEERVKQARAALRASPPPAGWRPLGPDDELLRTLLPDDDA
- a CDS encoding DUF2380 domain-containing protein, with amino-acid sequence MRADALLLVVAVLSSGCASVTRSPGEGGTLRDGLLLAPASVWDDAPSDQPSRVPVDLPSSFAGSDAEQRRWRQGTPREAVTLAGPGAAATGGRGPGTQEARQAFLDSLDEVRDSLKESEATLSKLAKRAPVFSGRALSAGAFTRYLDHGTNEVAWIRGALGSATMLAGGVSEVEDSEMELALLRMAGPRLQSAMFGALLFATWVDFLQLSDVLLRECPMCGDEKLFMDLAGVQDLMEPSLADLASRDPERVEAAAVAMPELMGKLTHEFNRMHADARAAMAQGGKIMVAVQVLEMLAMISTLKLGPPRLPPAAPATLGMGLVMRSGGVMVGSQLVVSAEWVEMMRRLVQAGVLSVPVVSAAVRIHGGQVMMAQAHQDLPEGVREALGDSPEVRGMRVTGKAGAGMSEAPKHHVLPKEHREWFEQRGFKGDLDIDQFCVRLERAHHEAIHGGGNWRLGRTWPGEWNQMIMKVLRAAEGENGQRLTRNEILRLVAGYLKEYDIPMKFTKGASR
- a CDS encoding RNA polymerase sigma factor; the encoded protein is MRSSSPGSRIEHLLRELAPRVLGSVIRRFHDFAASEDAVQEALMAAAEQWPREGLPDNPHGWLLQVAARRITDQARAESARRRREELVVSLVPPELQLVSSPDDDEMTGRDDALVLLFMCCHPALSTASAVALTLRAVGGLTTAEIARAFLVPEATMAQRISRAKQGIKASGVAFELPSVEERARRLGAVLHVLYLVFSEGYTASSGEALHRCDLSGEALRLTRLLHARLPEDGEVTGLLALMLLTDARRAARTGPSGEAIPLPEQDRSLWDAEAIAEGVALVTEALSRGSVGEYQVQAAIAAVHDEAKRAEDTDWPQILGLYDVLMRLSDNPMVALNRAVAVAMVEGAEAGLALLGPLEADPRLSEHHRLDVVRAHLLEQAGRHEDAVTYYRRAAGRTASIPERNHLLTRAARLADGGRA
- a CDS encoding YciI family protein, coding for MPTVKYLLMMNHAGKGSYELASWPRKDIQAHIAFMMNFAKKLGASGELVAAEGLAGPDQARRVRAGADGRPITDGVFAETKEFLVGYWMVDVESPERAYEIAAEASAAPGRDGVPLNMPIEVRQVMSAPPPDLMP
- a CDS encoding DoxX family membrane protein → MTTAPFLVTEPPAPPEAPATPTAAPPEHSRWHLGTRIAFRFVCVFIGLDSAGFPLSLIPGLNMYIHRAISSFWEALVPWAGRLVGFEVPPPPTFSGSGDTQFEYARLALLVTLCVVATVLWSILDKRRTQYVKAHHVLRFVVRYVLASTMLSYGFAKVFHSQFPFPSEDRLVQPLGEFSPMGLLWTFMGYSAGYNVLTGGAEVLGGLLLLFRRTTTLGALVVIGVMVNVVALNFFYDVPVKLYSTQLLLLAVFLTAPDLRRLADVLVFNRATQAVALEPPFQLSPRLRLGLRVTKLLLVGSIVWPNATRGWSELRQAREDAPPPALQGVYDVERFLRQGQELPATRDEPHRWRRFSLNRHGVGVVRGMDVASRKTFFSSEESLEKKTLTLVEGWGEDAKKVPFTFEQPDPTRLVLRGDYEGAPIEVHLRKHEVSDSLLLKRGFNWVQEYPFNR
- a CDS encoding MBL fold metallo-hydrolase codes for the protein MPHRPLPATTRPLSPLLLLCVPLLGGCLFAGPSHRGPVTAHFDGEKFQNLGDAPRLGVGQLLSAALKERRGEWRDYEDLPPGRPPPERVAPGKLRVTVINHATVLIQADGVNVLTDPIYSDRASPVPFIGPRRVHPPGIRFEDLPPIDVVVVSHNHYDHMDLPTLRRLEAAHHPRFVVGLGNKALLDAEGFRDVVELDWWQATEVTPEVRVTAVPAQHRSNRGLTDVEETLWAGYVVSTRGGPVLFAGDTGFGPHFAMVAERFGPMRLSVLPIGAYRPRVLHTVHMGPREALDAHRVLRSSTSVAMHYNTFPMAFDGQDEAKFLLLRLLAREPVRPRFWALGFGEGREVPALPPGAEGADAAARGD
- a CDS encoding SDR family oxidoreductase, with product MRAFVTGSTGLLGNNVVRALVAGGHTVRALARSQAKARQVLGGLTGVEVVEGDMEDVQGFAAALDGCDVVIHTAAYFREYYAAGDHWPKLHAINVKGTVALAEEAHRRGVKRFVDISSSGTVGLKPDGSPGDESTPPAPLVTDNLYFKSKVESERELNAFSARTGMSVVFILPGWMFGPWDTGPTGAGQFVLDFLGGKLPAMLDGGSSLVDARDVAAATVVAAQKGRSGERYLVGGEFAHLKDVARVLETLTGVRAPRRILPHAVAVTLGALSQTWARLTGGPTSLTVEGVRVMHAKLCVDSGKARRELGVTFRPLEETLRDTVAWLRERREAPAAVPEKTSVAVSS
- a CDS encoding TetR/AcrR family transcriptional regulator; its protein translation is MTTRGGGKAAAPRKRRTYHHGDLRQALVDATLALIAKEDVGAVSLREVARRAGVTAAAPYHHFRDKNALLAAVAEEGYRALNQRMDEAMARTRAPELAGRVKAMARCYVSFAVEHPAHYRVMFREEWGDEEKYAAVHAEGMRAFQRLLDLTAEASAASGGRLDPETLAFNVWAWVHGLASLWNEGPLRKKSGGDSIAPLLERSLDLVVALVARK